The genome window GATATGTTCCGCCAGACGCAGTACCCGCAGTACATGGGAAAAGCCGTGTGCGCCGCCGGCCTCGGGGTACAGCGCTCTGGCCTCCTCAATGCTGATCAACGACGGTGCGTTTTCGCTCATGGCCTTATTCTGGTTGGCGCAAGCACGCTCAGGCCGATTTTTTCTCGTGCTTACGCCCCACGAAAAAACGGACGAAGTCCCCCATCAGGGAGGGAAGCCGGCGCCAGGTGTCGGGGTTCTTCAGCCGGCGCCAGATGCGGCTGGGCCGCAGGTAGAAGCGCCGGTAAGCCTCGTGCCATTTGCGTTCCACCAGCTCCGCCGTCACCTCGCCGATCTCAAAGCGCGCCTTCTCGTCGTGGATGGCGAAGTCGGCCCAATCGTTGGTCAACAGCCGGCCCTGCGTCCGCACCATCTCGTACAGCTCGGTGCCGGGGTACGGCGCGGCGATCATGAAGTTGCCCAGATCGGGGTCCAGCTCCAGCGCTAACCGGATGGTCTCGTCCATGGTCTCTTCGGTCTCGGTGGGCAGACCGAAGATAAAGAAGCCCATGGTCTCCAGGCCGGCGGCGCGGGCGTTGGCGAACGCCTGACGCACTTCCTCGATGGTCTGCTTCTTCTTGATGAAGTCCAGCACGCGCTGGCTCCCGCTCTCGACGCCGAAGCCAACGCGCTTACAGCCGGCGGCCTTCATAAGCTGGAACAGTTCCAGGTCGGTCTGCGGGGCGCGCATGCCGTGAATGGTGATCCACGGCACGTGGTTGAGCTTCTCGCGGATGAGCAGGCGGCAGATCTCCTTGGCGCGCTCCACGTCCAGGTTCCAGACGTCGTCGGTGACGCCGATCTCGGTGGCGCCCAATTCCCGCACCAGGTAGGCCCATTCCTTGACGACCTCCGCCGGCTGGCGTGGGCGCCAGGTATGGCCGGTGATGGGCTTGGAGCAGTAGATGCACTGGTACGGACAGCCGCGCGAGGTCAACAGGGTGTAGGCGCGCGCGTGAGGGTCCAGGCCGTCGGTCAGCGGCTGTAGGTTGGTGTAGCGCTCGATCTTGAAAAGGTCGTAGGCCGGCCAGGGGAGGTTGTCCAGGTCTTTACGCAGGGGGCGGTTGGGGTTATGCACCACCTCGCCGGCCTCATTGCGGTAGGAAAGGCCCAGGATGTCCCGCCAGGCGGGATGGGTAAAGAGCCGCGGGCCCGCCGGCCCGTCCATCGGCCGGCCGGGGTCCGCCTCCAGGGCGTGCAGGATCTCGATGATCGTATCCTCTGCCTCCCCGCGCACCACCAGGTCCACCTCGGGCCGCTCCATGGATTCCTGCGGCATCAGCGTCAGATGGGGGCCGCCCAGGATGGTGACCGCGCCGTGCGCCTTGGCGGTCTCGGCCGCTTTCCAGGCCTCGTAAATCAGCGGGGTGGGGCTGGAAATGCCGACGACATCGAAGTGCTCCCGCGCCAGCAGGTCGGCCAGGGGCTCATCCTCCACCTCGCCGTCATAGAGCTGGACGGGATAGCCGGCGGCGCGAATACTGCCGGCCAGATAGCCGAGGCCCATATGGATATGCCGGCGGGAATTCCACACCCGCGAGGCAGGGCTTACCAGCAGGATTTTCATGGCACACCTCAATATGATGCGATCGTCCTCGGCAGAAATTATATCACGTCTGGCCGCTTTCACCAATTCGCCGGCCGGGGGCTGGGGCGGATTTGCACAGCCGGCCGTTTTCGTGTAGATTATTGACCGATCATCAGACCACTTTGATACGTCAGACCTCACTGCGAAAGGAGCGGGGATATGTGGCTGACCAACGTGCGGCTGTTTGATGGGACGGGACGGGTATGGCCGACGGCGGCGGTATGCATCGAAGGTGAGCGGATTCAGGGGGTGTATGAGCGAGCGCCAGAGACACTGCCGCCGGAG of Anaerolineae bacterium contains these proteins:
- a CDS encoding radical SAM protein; protein product: MKILLVSPASRVWNSRRHIHMGLGYLAGSIRAAGYPVQLYDGEVEDEPLADLLAREHFDVVGISSPTPLIYEAWKAAETAKAHGAVTILGGPHLTLMPQESMERPEVDLVVRGEAEDTIIEILHALEADPGRPMDGPAGPRLFTHPAWRDILGLSYRNEAGEVVHNPNRPLRKDLDNLPWPAYDLFKIERYTNLQPLTDGLDPHARAYTLLTSRGCPYQCIYCSKPITGHTWRPRQPAEVVKEWAYLVRELGATEIGVTDDVWNLDVERAKEICRLLIREKLNHVPWITIHGMRAPQTDLELFQLMKAAGCKRVGFGVESGSQRVLDFIKKKQTIEEVRQAFANARAAGLETMGFFIFGLPTETEETMDETIRLALELDPDLGNFMIAAPYPGTELYEMVRTQGRLLTNDWADFAIHDEKARFEIGEVTAELVERKWHEAYRRFYLRPSRIWRRLKNPDTWRRLPSLMGDFVRFFVGRKHEKKSA